The Rhododendron vialii isolate Sample 1 chromosome 6a, ASM3025357v1 genome includes a window with the following:
- the LOC131328551 gene encoding uncharacterized protein LOC131328551, with amino-acid sequence MLLSCHIKINPRAQPPLSPSLSRRRLGASPENFIAELLRPVGLLLLPIGLLLVIVFLSSDAGSAISGLFSTGKHNSIHRVSGSPVGVALFLVLILFLLYNRVSIFRGDNGSDE; translated from the coding sequence ATGTTATTAAGCTGTCATATAAAGATAAACCCTAGAGCacagcctcctctctctccttctctctctcggcgACGACTAGGGGCAAGTCCTGAAAACTTCATTGCCGAGCTTTTAAGACCGGTGGGCCTACTACTCCTCCCCATCGGCCTCCTCCTGGTCATTGTATTCCTCTCCTCCGATGCCGGCTCTGCCATCTCCGGCCTCTTCTCCACCGGCAAACACAACTCCATCCACCGTGTCAGCGGGTCACCCGTTGGAGTCGCCCTGTTTCTGGTTTTGATCCTTTTTCTCCTTTACAATCGGGTCTCCATTTTCCGCGGCGACAATGGATCGGACGAGTAA
- the LOC131329982 gene encoding probable LRR receptor-like serine/threonine-protein kinase At1g07650, producing the protein MDSTAASVITKLSLVYLICCSILHTSGQLAAATPNKLPPSEVRALREIARRMGKRDWDFRKDPCSGQGNWSVPSTNTKSFESNVTCDCTLNNSTTCHVVRIALKAQNISGGVPPEFSKLRHLTILDLSRNCFNGSIPPQWATMQLVELSFMGNQLSGPFPEVLTKITTLKNLSIEGNRFSGPIPPQIGKLVNLQKLILSSNSFTGELPVTLAKLTNLTDMRISDTNFTGKIPEFIGKWTKIEKLHIQGSLFEGPIPSSISSLTRLSDLRMSDLKGGESSFPLLHDMESMKTLILRKCSISGEIPGYIGDLTKLKHIDLSFNSFSGGIPTSFAQLTKVDSMYLTGNRLSGPIPGWIQSRNKIVDVSYNNFTWESSGPTECPRGSVNLVESCSASADNKLSKVQPCLKKNFPCSATSNQYYSLHINCGGKEVVVNDTKYEADLEQKGASTFYSGQNWAFSSTGIFLDNDIDSDVYIDTNVSTLHNVTAPDSELYTTARVSPLSLTYYGLCLMNGNYTVKLHFAEIVYANDKSFNSLGRRIFDVYIQGKLVLKDFNIEDDAGGAGKPTVKNFTAEVTSHTLKIHFYWAGRGTTGIPVRGVYGPLISAISVDPNFEPPSGKKINYGVVIGAVAGAIFLVLLVLCILRRKGLLGGKISVDRELRGLELQTGLFSLRQIKAATKNFDAANKIGEGGFGSVYKGLLSDGTVIAVKQLSSKSKQGNREFVNEIGMISALQHPNLVKLYGCCVEGNQLLLVYEYMENNCVSRALFGRDASCKLKLDWPIRRKICLGIARGLAYLHEESRLKIVHRDIKTSNVLLDKDLNAKISDFGLAKLYEDDHTHISTRVAGTIGYMAPEYAMRGYLTDKADVYSFGVVALEIVSGKSNTNYRPMEEFVYLLDWAYVLQERGSLLELVDPDLGSEYSSEEAMVMLNVALLCTNASPTLRPTMSQVVSMLEGRTAVQDLLSDPGFSTINSKFKAIRKHFWEDPSVSHSMSTNGPHSDSSLWDIEKEEINILLRLDSVIHDKEVSS; encoded by the exons ATGGATTCTACTGCGGCTTCAGTGATTACTAAGCTGTCTCTTGTGTATCTCATCTGTTGTTCCATACTCCACACCTCCGGACAGCTCGCTGCAGCCACTCCCAACAAACTCCCCCCCTCCGAAG TGCGGGCGTTGAGAGAGATAGCGAGGAGGATGGGGAAGAGAGATTGGGATTTCAGGAAGGATCCTTGCAGCGGACAAGGGAATTGGAGTGTTCCTTCTACCAATACCAAGAGCTTCGAGAGCAATGTCACTTGCGATTGCACTCTCAACAATTCCACCACCTGCCACGTCGTCAgaat AGCTTTGAAAGCCCAAAATATTTCAGGAGGTGTCCCGCCAGAGTTTTCAAAACTTCGCCACCTGACAATATt GGACCTTAGTCGCAACTGCTTCAATGGATCTATACCTCCCCAGTGGGCCACAATGCAATTGGTTGAACT CTCTTTCATGGGGAACCAGTTGTCCGGTCCCTTCCCAGAGGTCCTTACCAAAATCACCACCCTTAAAAACTT GAGCATTGAAGGAAACCGCTTCTCAGGGCCTATTCCCCCGCAGATTGGGAAATTGGTTAACTTACAGAAGCT CATTCTATCATCAAATTCTTTCACTGGAGAACTGCCGGTGACGCTTGCCAAATTGACCAACTTGACTGACAT GAGGATAAGCGACACCAATTTTACTGGGAAGATACCAGAATTCATTGGGAAATGGACGAAGATTGAAAAACT GCACATACAAGGTTCTCTATTTGAGGGGCCAATTCCTTCGAGCATTTCTTCTTTGACAAGATTAAGTGATCT GAGAATGAGCGACTTAAAAGGTGGAGAGTCTAGTTTTCCGCTTTTACATGACATGGAATCCATGAAGACACT GATCCTGAGGAAATGTTCAATCTCTGGAGAGATACCTGGATATATTGGGGATCTGACAAAACTGAAACATAT AGACCTAAGTTTTAATTCCTTCAGCGGTGGAATCCCAACATCCTTTGCCCAACTAACGAAAGTAGATTCCAT GTATTTGACGGGTAACAGACTTAGTGGACCAATACCCGGATGGATCCAGTCAAGGAATAAGATTGT GGATGTTTCTTACAACAATTTCACTTGGGAAAGCTCAGGTCCAACGGAATGTCCTCGCGGAAGTGT AAACTTGGTGGAGAGCTGTTCTGCCTCTGCTGACAACAAACT AAGCAAAGTTCAACCATGCCTAAAGAAAAACTTCCCCTGTTCTGCGACGAGTAATCAAT ATTATTCCTTGCACATAAACTGTGGTGGCAAGGAGGTGGTTGTCAATGATACCAAGTATGAAGCTGATTTAGAACAAAAAGGTGCTTCAACCTTTTACTCAGGACAGAACTGGGCCTTTAGCAGCACGGGAATTTTCTTGGATAATGACATCGATTCCGATGTTTACATTGATACCAACGTTTCCACTCTGCATAATGTCACGGCACCTGATTCAGAACTGTACACAACAGCACGCGTATcgcccctctctctcacgtACTATGGACTATGTCTTATGAATGGGAATTACACTGTCAAACTCCATTTTGCCGAAATTGTTTACGCGAATGACAAATCATTTAACAGCCTTGGAAGGCGAATCTTTGATGTCTATATCCAG GGAAAGTTGGTGCTGAAGGATTTTAATATCGAAGATGATGCTGGTGGGGCTGGTAAGCCCACAGTGAAGAATTTTACTGCAGAAGTGACAAGCCACACGTTGAAGATTCACTTTTACTGGGCTGGAAGAGGGACCACAGGCATCCCTGTTAGAGGGGTTTATGGTCCGCTTATATCTGCTATCTCTGTGGATCCTA ACTTTGAACCTCCTTCAGGCAAAAAGATCAATTATGGAGTTGTGATTGGGGCTGTGGCTGGAGCTATATTTCTTGTCCTTCTTGTCCTATGTATTCTGCGGAGGAAAGGCTTGTTGGGAGGCAAAATATCTGTAGATAGAG AGCTTAGAGGACTGGAACTACAAACTGGATTATTCTCACTAAGACAGATAAAAGCTGCAACCAAGAACTTTGATGCAGCGAACAAGATAGGAGAGGgtggttttggttcagtttacAAG GGTCTATTATCAGATGGAACAGTGATTGCAGTGAAGCAACTTTCATCAAAATCTAAACAAGGGAATCGCGAATTTGTGAATGAAATAGGCATGATTTCTGCATTGCAACATCCAAATCTCGTAAAGCTGTATGGATGCTGTGTTGAAGGAAACCAGCTGCTTCTGGTTTATGAGTACATGGAAAATAACTGTGTATCACGCGCTCTTTTTG GAAGGGATGCAAGCTGCAAGTTGAAACTAGACTGGCCCATCAGGCGGAAAATTTGCTTAGGAATAGCCAGGGGTTTGGCATACCTCCATGAGGAATCGAGACTGAAGATTGTGCACAGAGACATTAAGACTAGCAATGTGTTGCTTGATAAGGACCTCAATGCTAAAATTTCTGATTTTGGGTTGGCTAAGCTTTATGAGGATGATCACACCCATATCAGCACTCGGGTTGCTGGAACTAT TGGTTATATGGCACCTGAGTATGCAATGCGTGGTTATTTAACCGACAAAGCAGATGTTTACAGTTTTGGAGTAGTTGCACTAGAGATTGTCAGTGGGAAGAGCAACACAAACTACAGGCCAATGGAAGAATTTGTTTACCTTCTTGACTGG GCTTACGTtttgcaagagagagggagtctACTGGAACTGGTTGATCCTGACTTAGGTTCAGAATATTCATCAGAGGAAGCAATGGTGATGCTAAATGTGGCCCTTTTGTGCACCAATGCATCACCTACTCTAAGGCCTACAATGTCCCAAGTGGTGAGCATGCTCGAAGGCCGAACCGCAGTCCAAGACCTACTTTCAGACCCTGGGTTTTCGACCATCAACTCAAAGTTCAAGGCCATAAGAAAGCATTTCTGGGAGGATCCGAGCGTATCCCATAGCATGTCAACAAACGGTCCACATAGTGATTCCTCGCTTTGGGACATAGAAAAGGAAGAGATTAACATCCTTTTGAGACTCGATTCAGTTATACATGACAAGGAAGTATCATCCTAG